In the Theobroma cacao cultivar B97-61/B2 chromosome 1, Criollo_cocoa_genome_V2, whole genome shotgun sequence genome, one interval contains:
- the LOC18613504 gene encoding uncharacterized protein LOC18613504: MDTIHLDNNMKGIEDESAEQLLASCSFLDKIFGDPEMIPRVGDEYQAKIPPLVGECHSLQVINKPIDSEVIISVPNPFPLGLPIPFIWTRTEVESTGGAFEFENSEESQITSSHGCKEYKVQALDSVLGDGKDMRGCSKHQTTTGTEKMDVDLHFPQEPKSKLNQVDRGPYALPGSPGEVWKDIEHDSFLLGLYIFGKNLILVKNFVKSKRMGEILSFYYGKFYRSDGYRRWSECRKLRGRRGIHGQKLFTGWRQQELLSRLFSHLSKDCQDMLLEVSKTFGEGKISFEEYVFTIKNAVGIHTLIEAIGIGKGKQDLTGNAMEPVKANHVVSVRPEIPVGKACSALTSADIIKFLTGGFRLSKARSSDLFWEAVWPRLLARGWHSEQSKDHVFSGSKNSLVFLIPGVKKFSRRRLVKGNHYFDSVPDVLNKVASEPWLLELEIEVTKGSREKEENKWDPVIKQDPGFMSNKCNGYLKPRNSGCNRDLMKFTIVDTSSVEGGERSKVRELRSLPLEATSLSSPSSISSDCEDTSSDSEDEAEETSTSTAAEVMADRGECVDLSDCVNSNSNVGIPHASGTTILSVENYESHNTSLLDEEEQKVMKYLAPVTKQQGSTDCIHEESICSVENISADRILNEDNSLCRSNSPDACEDMAFQMGSQNLSPASSLAKGSPDERKEGTVTGNCPHREESQTKTQSHTLIDLNVPQVSIDMETDEPFLMETMQNSDNSCAHMSFIQSETTVQPEPLKLPDKDAEVNQQPIMHNRRQSTRNRPLTTKALEALECGFFSPKRKRRAAEAPQNNSRRVRARPAVSAIFRNGASNPNIEENKDGFCSTKK; this comes from the exons ATGGATACTATTCATTTGGATAATAATATGAAGGGCATCGAAGATGAATCTGCTGAACAATTACTTGCTTCATGTTcctttttggataaaatttttGGAGATCCGGAGATGATTCCTCGTGTTGGAGATGAATACCAAGCAAAAATTCCACCTCTAGTTGGAGAATGTCATAGTTTACAGGTTATAAATAAACCAATCGACTCAGAAGTCATAATCAGTGTGCCAAACCCTTTTCCACTGGGATTGCCTATCCCTTTTATCTGGACAAGGACTGAAGTTGAAAGCACAGGTGGtgcttttgaatttgaaaacagTGAAGAGAGCCAAATTACATCAAGCCATGGATGTAAAGAATATAAAGTTCAAGCTCTAGATTCTGTGTTGGGTGATGGGAAAGACATGAGAGGATGTTCAAAGCATCAAACTACAACTGGAACTGAAAAGATGGATGTTGATTTACACTTCCCACAGGAGCCAAAATCTAAGCTGAATCAGGTGGATAGAGGTCCCTATGCTCTTCCAGGCTCTCCAGGTGAAGTATGGAAGGATATCGAGCATGACAGTTTTCTTCTTGGGCTATACATCTTTGGGAAAAATCTTATtcttgtgaaaaattttgttaagaGTAAACGGATGGGAGAGATATTGTCTTTCTATTATGGAAAATTTTACAGGTCTGATGGATATCGTAGATGGTCAGAATGCCGAAAATTAAGAGGCAGACGGGGCATTCATGGACAAAAGCTGTTCACAGGATGGAGGCAACAGGAATTGCTATCACGATTATTTTCTCATCTATCAAAAGATTGTCAAGATATGCTGCTTGAG GTTTCTAAGACATTTGGTGAGGGAAAAATTTCCTTTGAGGAATACGTTTTCACTATAAAGAATGCAGTTGGCATTCATACGCTCATAGAAGCTATAGGTATTGGCAAAGGAAAGCAAGACCTCACTGGCAATGCCATGGAGCCAGTAAAAGCCAATCATGTAGTTTCTGTTCGTCCTGAAATACCAGTTGGCAAAGCATGTTCTGCTCTTACATCAGCAGATATTATCAAGTTTCTAACAGGAGGTTTTAGGTTGAGCAAGGCTAGATCGAGTGATCTTTTCTGGGAAGCTGTTTGGCCTCGCCTTTTAGCAAGAGGTTGGCACTCTGAACAGTCAAAGGATCACGTTTTTTCTGGTTCAAAGAACTCTCTAGTGTTTCTTATACCTGGGGTTAAGAAGTTTTCAAGGAGGAGACTAGTGAAAGGGAACCACTATTTTGATTCTGTTCCTGATGTTCTTAATAAAGTTGCATCAGAACCGTGGCTTCTTGAGCTTGAAATTGAAGTGACTAAGGGCAgcagagagaaagaagaaaataagtgGGACCCAGTAATAAAACAAGATCCTGGTTTTATGTCAAATAAATGTAATGGTTACCTCAAGCCACGAAATTCTGGCTGCAATCGAGATCTAATGAAGTTTACAATTGTAGATACTAGTTCGGTGGAAGGGGGGGAACGATCCAAGGTTAGAGAGCTGAGAAGCTTACCTCTTGAAGCTACTAGCTTATCCTCCCCCTCTAGTATTTCTAGTGATTGTGAGGATACATCTAGTGACTCAGAAGATGAAGCAGAAGAAACTAGCACCTCCACGGCTGCAGAGGTGATGGCTGATAGGGGAGAATGCGTGGACTTATCAGATTGTGTAAATAGTAACTCAAATGTTGGCATTCCTCACGCCTCTGGTACCACCATTTTATCAGTGGAAAACTATGAAAGCCACAACACAAGTCTGCTTGATGAAGAGGAACAAAAGGTTATGAAATATTTGGCTCCTGTTACTAAACAGCAGGGTTCAACAGATTGCATCCATGAAGAATCAATCTGTAGTGTTGAAAACATATCTGCTGACAGGATTTTAAACGAAGACAATTCCCTCTGTAGGTCAAACTCACCTGATGCTTGTGAAGATATGGCTTTTCAAATGGGATCCCAAAACTTGTCACCTGCCAGTTCTTTGGCTAAAGGCAGTCCAGATGAGAGAAAGGAAGGCACTGTCACGGGCAACTGCCCGCATAGAGAAGAATCTCAAACGAAAACTCAGTCCCATACATTGATAGACTTAAATGTTCCTCAAGTTTCAATAGATATGGAAACTGATGAACCCTTTCTTATGGAGACAATGCAAAATAGTGACAATTCCTGTGCACATATGTCATTCATTCAGTCTGAAACGACAGTGCAGCCTGAGCCATTGAAGCTTCCTGATAAAGATGCAGAGGTCAACCAGCAGCCAATAATGCACAACCGGAGGCAGAGTACTAGGAACCGACCATTGACCACAAAAGCATTAGAAGCTCTTGAATGTGGGTTCTTCAGTccaaagagaaagagaagggcCGCAGAGGCTCCACAGAATAACTCCCGAAGAGTTCGTGCGAGGCCTGCTGTTAGTGCCATTTTTAGAAATGGTGCTAGTAATCCCAACATAGAGGAGAATAAGGATGGGTTCTGCAGTACCAAAAAATAG